In Rhodamnia argentea isolate NSW1041297 chromosome 1, ASM2092103v1, whole genome shotgun sequence, the genomic window AAGTTTTAGGTTAGAACTCTCTAATCCGACCGAAGAAGCTCAAGCCATCTGCATGTTAGCAACTTAAGAAGCTGTTTGAAATTGTCATCTCATTACCTTACACTTAGCATAATACTAAGCAAAGTGAGGGGGCGAATTGTTCAACATACTACATTTAATTGTTATTACACGTAGGTGGGAAACTGAGAACATCCCACAATAGAATAAGTGAATAACTATTGAAAAGTGAAATAGCAAAACGCGCGAGAGAGAAACACTGAAGAGTAGTATTGAAATAATTTCACATATTAGTGACGTCTTTCAAGTTTATTTTATGAAGGTTCGTATTTTTTAAAGAcgccaaaagtcaatatttagATTTTAactgtaataaaaaaaaactaccttTATCTAAGGcgtaaataataaattatcaaattgagAAATTAGTATTTTCTATCTTAAgtaaattattatatttatatttcaCCGAAATTAAAAAACATTAATTATCAAAAggcataaaaaaattttaaaaaataaaaactaatctTTAATCAGATAAATTGTTTACAAATATAAGAAGGGAAAGTAGGTGCTAAAATTAGGATaaacaagccaaaaaaaaaaaagaaattaagagaCACGAAAAATTCAGAACGTGGAGGCAAAATACACAGAGTTGCTCTGAAGAAGCTTAGATAATTCGATTTTCTTTGAGGAAGGCTGAGTATATTGCACTATAAGCATGCAactttaatttgaattaattttattCTAACTTCATACCCTAGCTTTTAACACAGTACTGCAGAATGCTAGGGCTCAACAAAAAATTCAGTGAGTCAATGTGGAACTTTATAAACCCAAGATGAGCGACAAGCATATCTTTCTCGATCATGAAGGAATTGGTCAAAACCTGGCCAAAAGGAGGAGCTCGAAACATCAATCAGAGCTCCAGCGAATCGATCAAACTAGTATAGTCGAGGAGGACTCCTTGTAGGCCCGTTTGGTTCCCACTTCAACAGACATGCGAAGCAATTTGCAATCGATAACGGCTATGAAAACTTGATCCCAATGCGCAAATTGACCTCGTCACAACACACGACATCAACGTGATAAACAGCGAGCACCGAAATGTCAAACCAAATTTGAAAGACAGAAAATGATTGACGATTCAAGAAAGTCCTTTCCGAATTTTACAGAACCCTAAATAAGGCGTGCCGTTTGAAGGTGCTCATCCTTAAATTACATCAAAGTTGTGTCGACGGAGGACGTGAGCGCGAGTAGATCTGCCGGTTCAGAGATTTTTACAAGATTTGCCATTCTAGTCGAGGACTCCTTGTAGGCCCCGTTTTGTTCCCACTTCGATAGACATAAAAAAGCAATTTGCAATCAATAACAACTTTGAAAACTTGAATCCAACGCGCAAATTCACCCAGTAATGACACTTAACATCAAACGTGAAACGAAATGTCAAACTAAATTAAAGGTAGAAAATGATTGATGATTTAAGAAAATCCTTTCCGTAATTGATGAACCCTAAATAAGGCGTGCCATTCAAAGGTATTCATCCTTAAACTATATCAAAGTTGTGTCGACGAAGGATGTGAGTGCGAGTAGATCTATCGGTTCGGAGATTTTGCAAGATTCGCCATTCTAGTCGAGGACTCCACGTAGACCCGTTTTGTTCCCACTTCAACAAACATAAAAAGCAATTTACAATCAATAGCGACTTTGAAAACTTGAATCCCATGCGCAATTCACCTAGTGATGACACTTAACATCAACTGTGATAGATAACGTGAAGCGAAATGTCAAACTAAATTAAAGGTAGAAAATGATTGATGGTTTAAGAAAATCCTTTTCGAAATTGACGAACCCTAAATGAAGTGTGCCATTTGAAGGTATTCATCCTTAAACTATATCAAAGTTGCGTCGACTAACAACATGAGTGTTAGTAGATCTATCGGTTCATAGATTTTCAAGATTCGCCATTCTAGTCGAGGACTCCTTGTAGGCTCGTTTTGTTCCCACTTCAATAGACAAAAAAAGCAATTTGCAATCAATAACGACTTTGAAAACTTGAATCCCATGCGCAAATTCACCCAGTGATGACACTTAACATCAACTGTGATAGACAACATGAAGCGAAATGTCAAACTAAATTAAAGGTAGAAAATGATCGATGATTTACGAAAATCCTTTCTGAAATTGACGAACTCTAAACAAAGTGTGCCATTCTAAAGTATTCATCCTTAAAACTATATCAAAGTTGCGTCAACTATCGACATGAGTGCTAGTAGATCTACCGGTTCAAAGATTTTGCAAGATTCATCATTCTAGTTGAGGACTCCTTGTAGGCCCGTTTTGTTCCCACTTCAATAGACATATAAACCAATTTGCAATCAAGACCGACTTTGAAGACTTTGAAGACTTTGAATCCAATCCGCAAATTGACCTAGTAATAACACAACATCAAATGTGATAAATAACTTGAAGCGAAATGTCAAACTAAATTAAAGGTAGAAAATAGTTGATGCTTTAAGAAAATCCTTTCGGAAGTTTTCAAACCCTAAATTAAGCATGCCGTTTGGAAGGTACTCATCCTTAATAACATCAAAGTTGCGTAGACAAACGGCGTGAATTCGAGCGGATCAACTGGTTCAGAGATTTTACAAAATTTGCCATCTACcgccaccccaccccaccccacccacccaccccaccacacacacacaaccaCCCAAACCAAaccttttccccctttttttactttcacAAACCCTAATTGCAACATATGCATAAATCTAAAACATTTCAGCTCCAAAAGGACTGTGAGACTGCTCGATTTGAGAATGAGAACACGATAGGCAGAGAAGAGACCCCTAAATGTTTCGTTTTGTttaggaaacagaaaaaagaacagCAAGTTCGATGGGCGGACCGGCCCAAACTAGTGGGAGGTACTTGTGTTGAAGCCTGAGAAAAGAGGTAAGAACCAAGCATGTAGCAATTGCACAACAGCATTCTCATTCCTGCAAATCCCACTTCTAAGCGAGAAGTTCTTTACTAGAAATAGATGCACCTTGGTTTCTACTTCGTCGGTCGGCCACGTGATTGCCCAATGTGCAAAGATTGGTGGATCAATTGGAGCTTCGAAGTGCAAAGAAATTCCTCATCTCAGTCCAGCTAAGTTTCGGTTTCGAAAAAGTCAACTTCAGAAGGTGACCATAGATAACATGCCACGGTTGAACTACAGAAGCAGGATGTCACCATAAAAAAGGCTCGCACGCGCACGAACCAAGCTTTCCAGAAATCCAATTGCCTCTGAACTGCTATTCACCAATTACCGTAAGGAAACATTTCCGCCAAAATAGCAATTGGAGCATCGGACAGAGTAAACTCCACCGTGACATCTATGCGGGAACAAAAAGTTACAAAAGGGGGATAAAGCAGCTCCATGATTCGAGGAGTTAAAGATAGCCATAATAGACAAAGGTGAGTACAGGCCCCATGATCATCTATGCAAAAAAAGAGATTGAAATACTGACAATCAAGGAGAATGAAAAACAAAGCTAGCGTACAACACCCTAAATCACCCGGCTGCCGAGCCTATATTCCAGTTAGTCCACCTACATCATGCCTGCAAGAGAAATAACAAGTAAAGAAAGTCACCTCTTTGCAGAAGCCAACCGGAAAAATGGGTCTTTCATTTCTATTTCAGGAGACATATTTTGATCATCTCTCATAGGCAAACACTACAAATAGGCATCCTAATTTTCAGAGATCACATAAATCATTCTGAACAGAGAGTCCAGGGCTGCCACATTATACATTGCTCGGTTCAACAGCAGTGACCTCTCTGAAAATTACAAACCTTAAACACCCCTCCTTGGACATTTCCCCAGCTCGGTTCAACAGCAGCTAGACTCAAAAAGAACGCAAACCTTTCATAATCTTGATAATTATAGTCAAAAGTAATAGGAAGGCCGTGAACTTATAGTCAAAAGTGTTTGGACAGTTGTGAGCCTTGGTCAACTTCCATAGTGCAACACAAAATTGTCTGTCGATCTATGAGTTTTGGTCAACATTCATACAGCAACCCAAATGTTACGGTTGCTTAAAGTCAATCGACTATGAGTAATCATTATACTAAGAATTTATTATGTTATCATAAAATCATGTGATTTACGAGTAAGAACATGGTTGTCTAATTAAAGATGCTGTGGCCACTTAAAACTCACTTTGTCATAATGATTTACACTGCCAAGTATAATATGGTCGTAGTGGTCCAGTATAGCAAACTGACAATGCTGACAAAAAATTGATGCAGTCATGATCCTACTATGCAGTGATGaataaaaaatctcattttccttgcatttTGAATTAGACTTACGATCTCTAGCTACATCTCACTATGAATGGCAAAAAGATCAAATATCATAACTATACGACAGCCataatcaacatcaacatcacctttatcccaaactagttggggtcggtggtcgatgaacccaaaaataaataaaataaaagcaagaccgattgaggaaaaagaaaattcatccGGACGTCATTACTATCTATTCTTGTATTAGAATTGTAACAGTGACTAGTGAGATTACAGGACTAATaagagaaaattttccatccaTGCAATGCCATAGACTGCTAATGACACAACACGTTCAAACATCAAAGGCTCTAGAATTAAAAGTTTGACAAGGCATATGTGGTGCGATGGCAATCTGCACAGTAGTCATTGTCAATGGTAACATACctgttgttttttcttctttggccttctttttcttcgaGGTTTACGAGCATCAGAATTTGAACTCAAGTTACTACTAAGACCAGTCCTTGAGTTTGAGGATCCCCTTGCATGGAAAGATCTGCTTCTGCTGTTTGATGTGTTGCTTGATGTAGACACTTCGGCTCTTTGAACAGACAGATTTGTGTTTGATGTAGAGCCAAACCTTGACTTACCATGAACGGATGCTGAAAATGACTTGTTTGATGGCCTAGGAGGAGGCATTAAAGCTCGAGCAGACACCTGACTCTATAGTAAGTAACATTAAGAGTGAAGAAAAATAAGAGCTTATGGGCATTAGAAGCATTTTTTGGTCAATTACTCAGACATAATACCTGATTTTTTTCATCGCTCGACATACCAGATGCTGCTTTTCCTGAAGCACTAGAAGCCTGCTCCCTAAATAGGAAACGTCAAGAGCGAGGTTATTTTCTTTGGACATTGTCAACAGGCAACTTAAAAAAGGTCATTACGCAACTAGAAAGCTAATGGAAACACAAATTCGTAGTAAAACTCACATTTTGCACAACAAAGATATCGCAGCTTCGAAGGAAAGGCCCAAACCATTAAAAAATAGACATTGCTTCTTAGCTACAGATTTTCCTATTCATCAATCTATTACTTGGGAGTAACTTGTCCATTTCAAAACAGCACTTCCTACATCTTAATATTACCCAAGAAATGGCAACCAGATctcatcaaaagaaaataaagaacataGATTGATGACAAACTTGAAGCTCTAACATCCCCAAAAATAGCATGCAAGTTCATAACTTCAGTTAGTACCTCAAACTTTTATCTGTCCATTCATCATCTGCATTAGCTTCATCACTTGAACTTCCAGCAAGGAAGAAATCATCTTCACTTAGATCCAAAAGTCCATCGTCCTCACTTCCAGTCTCTGCAAAAATTGTGGCACATATGTGCCAAAGACCAGGACAAGTTTCCCAACATTAGATCATCAGTCAGGACATAAAAGGATATTCTATCGGCCTACTGACAGAAAGGACAAGCTTTTAGAGGTTAGAAAGTTAAGATATATAGACCACTTCTACAGAAAATCATTACTTGGGACATCATATTGCTTGAGTTCTTAGCAGAACAAAcattggttcattgaattagtaAACAAATCCATGTCTAATATATAGAACAACAGGGTGAAACTGGGAAAGACTAAGATATTTATAGTAATTACTCTATACgagaataagagattcaacggCTTCCAGATACAGGAAAAGTCTTCAGCTCAATGAATGGAGACGTACCTATTATGGACCTTATATGAAACTCAGCATCTAGTAGATGATGACCAATCTAAAAGTTTATTAAGCAaaagaaatgaccaaaataactATACCTTCCAAATCTTTCCCACTGGCTGCAGCAGCAATTAAGTTAGCTTTTATCTGCTTACGCAATCCATTTCTCCTATCAACCATGTCTGAACCATCACCTCCAGAGAATAAAGATACATACTTCTCTGTCTTGGGAAAGAACTGcatataaaataagaaaagtgaAAAGCATGGAGTTTTGTCTTTGGCTCTATATTTGAAATTGTACAGAATACTGCAATATGCTAACAACTCGTGTGCATAAGAAAGatcaacccaaaaaaacaaaaacaaaaacaaatgtcACTCAACATCAAactcaagaaaagaaatgtaCACTTCCACAGCATCATCACAACTCACCCTGACATATTCAAGATCTTCTTTCAATTTAGATAGCTGTTCAGCAATTGCAGCATCTTGCTCCGGACCCGATGAAGTGCGCTGCATTTTCTCTAACCGTCGTAGTCTTCTTTCtatctttcttctctctgttCAATGAAATATTAAACTAGATGAGCAACTAAAAAAGATCAGAATATTCAGAAGAAACGTTGTGTGAGCATGTGAACTAGGACATATGAAGTGCAGACTAACCAAAAAATTTAATCTTTCTATCTCGTAGGAATATCTTTTTCTCAACAGCGAGACGAGAATGAATCTCCTGCTGTTTCTTGAGTCCTTCTAACTTCTTTTCCTGAGCCTCTCTCACTTCAGGAGGAAGATCCTTTGTAGATAAGAACAATAACGTCAATATCATCATGCAATTCCAATACATTTGATAAAGcatcaaaacataaaaaggaataacAGAAAATAGGTCATCGAACAGTTCTGATACAAGAATACAGAATGACTAGGTTTGACCAGCATAGGTAGAATAGCACAAATCATCCCTAGAGCTTGGTCGTTGAAACTCAAGCATGTAGATCCCAAAGTTCCTAATTTAGCTTTATTTGAAGCCCATGAGCTCAATTTCAGTCAAGCATGCTCTGTGTCttccacaaaaaaagaaaggccttCATAAAGGCACTCCAAGCACTAACTGAAAAGCAACATTACTCAGAGTTGGCATCTCGGTGTTGTCAAGATCTTCCCCAATtgaaaaacctcaaaattcTCATCAATCagtgtcttcatcttccacaatAAAGCTAACTTAGCAATGTCGGTTGCCTATTTCTATCAAACAACTAGAATCAAAGCGATGACCCCTCTTTGGTCAAACTGGCAGCTTGATTGTCTTTTGACAGAACAGGCAATCTTCTTTAGCAATTGTGTCGATTTCTAGCAATGTAGTAATGGAGTGAAAAGAATACAGGGAAGGAATTTCTAAGGACTCTTGAAGGGACTAAGTAGACGAGATGTCGTTTTTTACCTTAATCACTAGAGCGCTCTTACAAATGGCCTAGTGCAAGACACATTGGTTTTCCAAGTAGATAATCAACCATGAGTGAACACTTCTACTTTATGGAATCCTAGTCCTTCAGTTTCTcctaaaatgaaaatgacactaACACTGCAAGTAACAGCACAAAACATAGAACTCAAAAGACAGTCATTAAAACAGAAAATGCATACGTAAACCAAACAGATGTGAATGAATTACGTCTCTTCAAACATTTCAAATGCACATCCTTGCCGAATCATAAGTTCCTAACTCAATTTTCAGGGACAAACATTCATCCAATTTCTAAGGAGTAGACTTTTGCCAATTGCCATAGAGCTCAGAGTGAATCTTCCCTACGTTATGCTACCTAAGTTTTCATCAGATGAACTATCATTCTCACGGTTGTGCCATTTGAAATCGACTATGTACTCAAACTAAAAAATGTTTTGGCTGGTTAAGGCGACCTAATTTCTCCAGATTTTCTGAAGCATTGCTTCTCGCGGGCTTCATGCCTAAAGGAGATGGGTTTTAGCTGGACACTCGAGTGAAACCAGAAGCGGCAATGGCATCATCCATTCGAATCCGCACATTCACTCCACAGAGTATAGTCAAATTTAAACATCAACATTGAAATATTGCTGAATAGCCAGACAACAGACTGTTCCATCTAAAGGCACCGCAATCCATGGTTCGCCAAACCAATCTGAtgatacgaaaaaaaaaataccccccACAACTAGCAGAGTTCTACATCAATTCAACCAACACGAACAAGAACCCTAGCTGGAAAGGCCAAATACCATTGAACAAGTGCGCGACAGACTCGAAGGAAAGAGTATCCAATCGGTTAAGCAGAGATAG contains:
- the LOC115750339 gene encoding rRNA-processing protein EFG1 isoform X2, which codes for MAHGGYGKRRVKPAAGRRSKAPGVEKKPKAVSLKNQIRSIERMLRKDLPPEVREAQEKKLEGLKKQQEIHSRLAVEKKIFLRDRKIKFFERRKIERRLRRLEKMQRTSSGPEQDAAIAEQLSKLKEDLEYVRFFPKTEKYVSLFSGGDGSDMVDRRNGLRKQIKANLIAAAASGKDLEETGSEDDGLLDLSEDDFFLAGSSSDEANADDEWTDKSLREQASSASGKAASGMSSDEKNQVSARALMPPPRPSNKSFSASVHGKSRFGSTSNTNLSVQRAEVSTSSNTSNSRSRSFHARGSSNSRTGLSSNLSSNSDARKPRRKRRPKKKKQQA
- the LOC115750339 gene encoding rRNA-processing protein EFG1 isoform X1, with amino-acid sequence MAHGGYGKRRVKPAAGRRSKAPGVEKKPKAVSLKNQIRSIERMLRKDLPPEVREAQEKKLEGLKKQQEIHSRLAVEKKIFLRDRKIKFFERRKIERRLRRLEKMQRTSSGPEQDAAIAEQLSKLKEDLEYVRFFPKTEKYVSLFSGGDGSDMVDRRNGLRKQIKANLIAAAASGKDLEETGSEDDGLLDLSEDDFFLAGSSSDEANADDEWTDKSLREQASSASGKAASGMSSDEKNQSQVSARALMPPPRPSNKSFSASVHGKSRFGSTSNTNLSVQRAEVSTSSNTSNSRSRSFHARGSSNSRTGLSSNLSSNSDARKPRRKRRPKKKKQQA